GGCCAATTACCAATATCAGAAATTGATGTAGTGAGACTATTCGATAATCTCCCTAATAACCTTACTTATTTAGAGATTCAGCCAAAATTATTTGAAAAGACACTTGCTTTCATTGAAAATTGTAAAGCTTTGCACTTAAAGTAACGGGGGCTTTAGTGAAAGATCGTTGAGTTGCTTACGCAGCTCTTTTTTCTTATTGAACTAAAGGGACAGGTAGTTGAAGAGTGTTGTTTAACTTGTGTTCAACAATCGGGCCATATTATTGAATAACATTCTTTTATGAAAGTTTACCAAATGAGGGTTTGGGATTTTTTTGCGCTGTGAAATGCACATTTACATTTCCACTTTTCATCATATGGAACAATTTTCACTTCATCCTTCCTTAAACCTAAATTCATCTCTCCCCCCTCTAAATAACAGATTATGCAGTTCGTGGAGAATTAAATTTTAATAAAGAGAACAAAAAACCAAAGAATATTTATTGGAACTATCACGAAGAAAAAGCAAATATTAAATGGATTGATGAAAATACGGTTCTAATGGTCATGAATCAAGTGTACCTAATGAAACTTTTGATTTTAGACGATAATAAAAAATCGTTCTTCATCTAACGGAGGGCTTTACTTGAGGATCATTGAGTTTATGACTATGTTCAGGATGAACCAACAGGGATCTTTGCCGTTTCAACAAAGCTACCTTTTTCAGATGATTTTGAAGATACACTGCATGCGCTGTTTTATTGGTTGTCCTGTTTGACGGATATTAGAAGAAGTATTTTTATGTGGATTGGCATGTGGATCTTGATGATACGGATGCCATTTGGGATGAGGAAAATGATGGAGGATTAATACTCATATCTCCAACATAGTGCTGGAAGGATCAATCAAGTAGTAGGCTGGAAAGTGCATTATTAGTTTTTGTAAGATTAAATTAAGCAATGATGGAATGGATTGACTACGAGGGTCTTTTCCTTTTTTTATGAGACAATATTTTACTGCAACAAGAGGCTTTTAACGAAAGTACCCTTGATAGTACAGCTTCAAAACCATCCCTTTGAATAACAACATATTCATAGAGCGGTAAATACTACAAAAAGCAAACGTATAGTAAAATATAGTAATAAAGTAAATTTTAAGATCAAATGTGAGGAGTGAAAACACATATGGGGAAGAAGAGAAAAACTTTACCGAAAAATTTTGATGAACTAATTGAAGCAGGCGATCTATTAGCTTTACAAGAGGTATTTATGAAGTGCGAGTTAGATGCCCGTGGCGGTTACAGTAAAACAACAGCCTTGAGCTTTTTCAAAGTACCGGCTGAATTGGTTCGTTGGCTCGTAGAACAGGGTGCAGATATAAATGCGAGAGACAATTACAAAAGATCGGCTCTACATAATCAGGCAATAAGTTGGTGTGGTAATACTGAATTGCTTCTTGAGTTGGGTGCAGATATAGAAGCCTTGGATTATCAAAACGAGACACCTTTATTTGCTGCGGCTACTTTTTTTAAACCAAATGCAATTCGCACGTTAGTTTCTAAAGGTGCAAATATTAGCGCGGTAGATAAGATGAATCAGACGCCTTTAGATAAAGCTTTGGCAGTATGTAGAAATATAAATATTGTTGATATGGTGGAAGTTTCTGAGATTTTGCTGAACGCAGGTATAACTGTAACGCCGGAAATGAAAGACTCTATTAAGCGAATCGGAAAAGACTTTGAATTTCACAGAGAAGGTTTTAATAAAGAATTTTTGAATCAAACGGATGAGGCACTTTTCCGTCTTTATGAGCTATTTGATGTACCTCCAGTGGAGAAGCGAAAAACGCATGATGGTACGTCTCCAATAACAGTATCTACAAAGGGCTGGCAGGCACAACATAATGAACTTTGGAGTTTACTAATTCCTTCACAAGGACATGCGAAAACAGTACAAGGTGAGGTTATCCGTATTACTGGTAAAGTTTCATACGAAATTTTAGATAACGGCGGCATCAACTGGGATAATGATTTTCGTAAAATGCTCAAAAGTTTGAACGATTATTTTAGCTTAGGTATGCCATTACATCCCGATGCACTTCAAGAAGCCGTCACTTTAGCGAAAGAACTTCACAAAGGCGATGGTGATGAAGAAACGGCGAGACTATGTGAGTTGGCAGTGCAATGGGTACTTAACAATCCGACTCCAATTGTTTTAAAACAGCCCGAATATACGCGCTAATAAAAGGAGAAATGATTCTGTCGGAAAACGATAAATACATTTAAAGGGGATGCATTTCACGATGAGTTATGATGTTCAAATTGGAAGACTGATTAGTGGGCGAAGAGAAGTGGAGGGCAAGGGGACTTACCTACAATGCACAACCGATCAAACGATTCAGGAAATCTTAACATTTGGTCCCGAGGATGGGCTATTTATTAGCAGAAAGGATCTAGAGAATGCACTTTACGACTTTTGTAAATCTGCTATAAGCAACTATATAAAAGAAGAGAGCAACGAGGATGTGTATACTTTCTCTATTTATACTGATAGTTATCACAGTAGTTATTTAGTGTACATAAACGATCAAGCTACTTTAGAGGAAGTTGCGGATGATTGCTACACAAGTTATCAAGAAAATTACTTGAAAACGGGTAAGAAAATTTATAATGAAACAAAAGAGCAAGTATATCATTCTTGTAAATTTAGTGAAGGTGATTATGCCTTTATGTTTGACGAGATGCCTGATCAACTGGAAAGCTATCTTGAAACGATCGGTTGTGTTATCCAGGAAACTCCTGATTATTTAAGGAATGAGAAGAACTATATTTTCGAGAAAACAATTATAGATTCGGAACTCTTTTTGATTGCTATTGATGTTATTCATAGATTACAAAACGACCTAAAAAAGTTAAACCAAACTGAGGACTTCATTGCCTACGTTTCAGCAGCGGATGGTGTTGGAGGGGATTATTTAACCTTAAGTCAGCTCATAAGGAAATGTGTGCCCGAAGACCAATTGTATAAAGCGATGCCAGACTTAAAGGATAAAGACCTGGAATTTCAGG
This portion of the Solibacillus daqui genome encodes:
- a CDS encoding ankyrin repeat domain-containing protein, translated to MGKKRKTLPKNFDELIEAGDLLALQEVFMKCELDARGGYSKTTALSFFKVPAELVRWLVEQGADINARDNYKRSALHNQAISWCGNTELLLELGADIEALDYQNETPLFAAATFFKPNAIRTLVSKGANISAVDKMNQTPLDKALAVCRNINIVDMVEVSEILLNAGITVTPEMKDSIKRIGKDFEFHREGFNKEFLNQTDEALFRLYELFDVPPVEKRKTHDGTSPITVSTKGWQAQHNELWSLLIPSQGHAKTVQGEVIRITGKVSYEILDNGGINWDNDFRKMLKSLNDYFSLGMPLHPDALQEAVTLAKELHKGDGDEETARLCELAVQWVLNNPTPIVLKQPEYTR
- a CDS encoding DUF5412 family protein: MTDYAVRGELNFNKENKKPKNIYWNYHEEKANIKWIDENTVLMVMNQVYLMKLLILDDNKKSFFI
- a CDS encoding DUF4303 domain-containing protein; the encoded protein is MSYDVQIGRLISGRREVEGKGTYLQCTTDQTIQEILTFGPEDGLFISRKDLENALYDFCKSAISNYIKEESNEDVYTFSIYTDSYHSSYLVYINDQATLEEVADDCYTSYQENYLKTGKKIYNETKEQVYHSCKFSEGDYAFMFDEMPDQLESYLETIGCVIQETPDYLRNEKNYIFEKTIIDSELFLIAIDVIHRLQNDLKKLNQTEDFIAYVSAADGVGGDYLTLSQLIRKCVPEDQLYKAMPDLKDKDLEFQAAVETTQQLPIAQQVKHWVTVIERGEFGKGSMRSFWRTDYDAYEQLVKLGHQVIPYIQDHLNGELKNESREILMLVLDDLKK